From Pan paniscus chromosome 6, NHGRI_mPanPan1-v2.0_pri, whole genome shotgun sequence, one genomic window encodes:
- the GPR22 gene encoding G-protein coupled receptor 22: MCFSPILEINMQSESNITVRDDIDDINTNMYQPLSYPLSFQVSLTGFLMLEIVLGLGSNLTVLVLYCMKSNLINSVSNIITMNLHVLDVIICVGCIPLTIVILLLSLESNTALICCFHEACVSFASVSTAINVFAITLDRYDISVKPANRILTMGRAVMLMISIWIFSFFSFLIPFIEVNFFSLQSGNTWENKTLLCVSTNEYYTELGMYYHLLVQIPIFFFTVVVMLITYTKILQALNIRIGTRFSTGQKKKARKKKTISLTTQHEATDMSQSSGGRNVVFGVRTSVSVIIALRRAVKRHRERRERQKRVFRMSLLIISTFLLCWTPISVLNTTILCLGPSDLLVKLRLCFLVMAYGTTIFHPLLYAFTRQKFQKVLKSKMKKRVVSIVEADPLPNNAVIHNSWIDPKRNKKITFEDSEIREKCLVPQVVTD, translated from the coding sequence ATgtgtttttctcccattctggaaaTCAACATGCAGTCTGAATCTAACATTACAGTGCGAGATGACATTGATGACATCAACACCAATATGTACCAACCACTATCATATCCGTTAAGCTTTCAAGTGTCTCTCACCGGATTTCTTATGTTAGAAATTGTGTTGGGACTTGGCAGCAACCTCACTGTATTGGTACTTTACTGCATGAAATCCAACTTAATCAACTCTGTCAGTAACATTATTACAATGAATCTTCATGTACTTGATGTAATAATTTGTGTGGGATGTATTCCTCTAACTATAGTTATCCTTCTGCTTTCACTGGAGAGTAACACTGCTCTCATTTGCTGTTTCCATGAGGCTTGTGTATCTTTTGCAAGTGTCTCAACAGCAATCAACGTTTTTGCTATCACTTTGGACAGATATGACATCTCTGTAAAACCTGCAAACCGAATTCTGACAATGGGCAGAGCTGTAATGTTAATGATATccatttggattttttcttttttctctttcctgattcctTTTATTGAGGTAAATTTTTTCAGTCTTCAAAGTGGAAATACCTGGGAAAACAAGACACTTTTATGTGTCAGTACAAATGAATACTACACTGAACTGGGAATGTATTATCACCTGTTAGTACAGATCCCAATATTCTTTTTCACTGTTGTAGTAATGTTAATCACATACACCAAAATACTTCAGGCTCTTAATATTCGAATAGGCACAAGATTTTCAACAGggcagaagaagaaagcaagaaagaaaaagacaatttctCTAACCACACAACATGAGGCTACAGACATGTCACAAAGCAGTGGTGGGAGAAATGTAGTCTTTGGTGTAAGAACTTCAGTTTCTGTAATAATTGCCCTCCGGCGAGCTGTGAAACGACACCGTGAACGACGAGAAAGACAAAAGAGAGTCTTCAGGATGTCTTTATTGATTATTTCTACATTTCTTCTCTGCTGGACAccaatttctgttttaaatacCACCATTTTATGTTTAGGCCCAAGTGACCTTTTAGTAAAATTAAGATTGTGTTTTTTAGTCATGGCTTATGGAACAACTATATTTCACCCTCTATTATATGCATTCACTAGACAAAAATTTCAAAAGGTcttgaaaagtaaaatgaaaaagcgAGTTGTTTCTATAGTAGAAGCTGATCCCCTGCCTAATAATGCTGTAATACACAACTCTTGGATAGAtcctaaaagaaacaaaaaaattacctttgaAGATagtgaaataagagaaaaatgtttagTGCCTCAGGTTGTCACAGACTAG